Within the Girardinichthys multiradiatus isolate DD_20200921_A chromosome 12, DD_fGirMul_XY1, whole genome shotgun sequence genome, the region TACCATTCGTATCCAGGAATGGGCTCACCATATGGGGAAGGAGGTAATAGAGGCTACCCAGGTGGATACATTAATGTCAACCCAAAGAACAAAATTCTGAGCCCTCACTATGGTGGTAGCTTTGGTTATGGAGGATATGGCTCAAGGGGTGGCTCTCCTTTTTCCCAGTCAGTCCAGGGAATGGGTGCATTTCCTAATGAGTATTCCAGAGGTTTTGGACGCAGAGCATTGATTGCTGCGGGTGGAGGGGCTGTGGTGGGAATGGCCCTGGGCTATGGGTTGGGAAGGTTCCCTCGGCCTTATTTTCACTTTCGCAACCCCCAAGAGGAGTATTACTACAACAACTACATGTACAGGAAATATGGTACCCGTTCAACTGACACCAATGACTACAGCCGAGACTATCGCTACAGTCAACCCCCTCAGAGCTACGACATCTACATGGACGCCTGCATGATGAGGACTGACCTGCCTGCAGAGAATCAAGagccaaaaaataaaccaacCCCCAGCACCCCAAATGGAGGTACCACCCGTTTAACCAGTAGCACTGGCAGCAACACATCAAAGACCAACAGCCGTGCAGCGGGAAGCTCGTCTACCACTACACCTTTAAGTCAATCTTCACGGGGCTTCAGCAGTGCTGAAGAGGACGATACAGTTAGCATTGTGGAGATTGGCTATCCGGCACTGATGGAACAGCTGAAGGCCAGGAAATGCTTGGAGCTTTACATGGTCTACTCTGAGAGATACTTAGTAAGACAGACTGGAGGAGCTCAAAGGCTGACGTTGGGCCTGCAGGGGCTTTTATCTGTAGTCTTTGGTACAACACTGATGGTAATTAATAGCAGCATGATAATGTTTCTGCACTGAGAATGTGTCATTTCCCCCAAAAATCtggaaaagaatgaaaaacagtGGGGTTTCCCCACGTTTTGACAGACTAGGCAGTATGAGATTCCCATGTTGTAATCTTGACTAAAGACACCAAGTTATCATGGTATAACACATATATTGTAAATAAAAGTCCCTAACATGAcccactttattttattatatttatttatcagaAAAGCAGCAACTATTCCTACTGCTAGTGAGATAACCAGACATAAATGGTATTAGTCATAATTGTGTTACAAATGATAGAGTCAAACTTGTCTGTCTTGTCAACAAGAGTAAATTGTGGTagtcttctttcagccagctgacaacTGGCCATGCCTATTGGGGACAAAATCTTATTCTTCACAaaatttggtaaaaaaaacccGATTAATTTCAAAGTTAAATCTAGCTTTGGAAGATTGTGATATAAAGTTGCTTAAAATTATGTATTTGGGACAGAGGTTTGTTTAGCTTTTAAACATCAGATGCAAACCACGTTCTGGGCCGTAAAGGTTTCCTGTCTGTGTCTCTGGACTTAAAGATAGAAACATTGGTGCAGTGTTTATACCTCCAACTTACAAatatggttttcattttctgacacCAGGTTACAGAGGTTAATTTTAATAGTACAGAAAACAAGACAACTGACATTCGACATTGTGATTAAAAACAATGGGAGTAAATTTcagcatatttaaaataataataattttgactttattgatctcacaatggagaaattatcctctgcacttaacccatcccttagggagcagtgggctgttATTGTGCAGAGCCCAGGGAGCATTCAGTGGCTAATGGTCTTGCTCATGGatccagagtggcaggctgtgggatttgaaccagggtACGTGAGGCTTCTTCAGGATGCAAATCGGcagctctctaaccactaggtcACCACTCCCTAAAGAGATTGTACTCAGCATTTAGAACACTATGAAATGTCATGCCCCAGGCAAAAATGCACTGTTTAAGAAAAGgagcaaaacatgtttttatcatGAATGTGCAGAGTAAGAAATCTATCTGAAATCCATTGAGATTGTTGTGTGTTTAATGGCAGCAGCCCTGCCTGGCTGCAGCTCCCTGAGGGTTATGTAATATAATGTAATGTGTGTAAAAAGCATCCAAGAGTTGGCTTTTCTTTCACTCTGAGCTTATTGCATTGATTTTAATGGTGGAAAGCAGGAAGTTGTTTACTGAAACAATGTGTCAACGCAAGCTTTGAATCTTCTCTTTTTCTGCATTGTTGTTCCTGTCAGTGGAGCCAAGAACTTCCTAAGCATGAAAAACAGATGAATCATATCTACAAGTGGAAAGGAAACCACATCTAACTGACCAATTGTAATCTGCTGTCCTGTAATCATGATGTCAAACAGACCTTGGACTTacctttttatgaatatctaCTAAGGTTTTCAAACATATTCACACTCTTTTTGTCTCGTCTTGCTTTGTTGTGTGTGTTGTTGGCATCCTCCTCTGTCTGCAGCAGCTTCTGGCTACAAAAGTGCTCTTAAGCCCTTTATAGGTAGAATATCAGAGCCTCACTGACCAGCCCAAATGAATGTGTCTTCATCAGTCATGTTTACTGTATTTTGGATGCAGTTTTATTCCTACACTCACAGgggtttttactttttctattCAGATTCTtgtcacaacacacacacacataacttCTAGACAGTTAGGGtggccattttcagttttagatcatgtttattacatttttaaggcTTTAAGCCTTATAAGCACTTAAAGTAACAATCAGaagcaaaaacataatttttgcCTCAGTCGATTGTTCTTTTGTCCTTTCAGGTTTTGAGTTTTACATCTGAaagtcaataaaaaacaaaaacccgtCCACAGTTAACAGCCATGCCGGGCGAAAATGATTAAGCCTTAAACTGAATTTGTCTTTTGTTGCAGTAgcatcatctgtccatccgtcgTTTGTTCCCTCTATGTAGGGTCACTGGGGGGCTGGTACCtgtctccagcggtcattgggccAAAGgtggggtccaccctggacaggtcaccagtccatcacagcaaTATCATAATCTTGAAGTgaaattgttttgtgaaattcaacatttaatttaagaatatttactcattttggcaaaaaaaaaaa harbors:
- the LOC124877227 gene encoding heavy metal-associated isoprenylated plant protein 33-like, whose protein sequence is MQFKSSLLGLSLLLFHFSILLAKRGGGGGKGFGGKKWSTSSRSGTNSNTGYKNNQGSTSQGGHPKQPGQSNQGGYPAPGGGHRYPGGYPRQHGGGYYHSYPGMGSPYGEGGNRGYPGGYINVNPKNKILSPHYGGSFGYGGYGSRGGSPFSQSVQGMGAFPNEYSRGFGRRALIAAGGGAVVGMALGYGLGRFPRPYFHFRNPQEEYYYNNYMYRKYGTRSTDTNDYSRDYRYSQPPQSYDIYMDACMMRTDLPAENQEPKNKPTPSTPNGGTTRLTSSTGSNTSKTNSRAAGSSSTTTPLSQSSRGFSSAEEDDTVSIVEIGYPALMEQLKARKCLELYMVYSERYLVRQTGGAQRLTLGLQGLLSVVFGTTLMVINSSMIMFLH